A stretch of the uncultured Desulfobacter sp. genome encodes the following:
- a CDS encoding response regulator has product MRTKIFLLSLLILSGFIVTIFAMQDIGKSQQAFHDIRQSSILAKEIRYYDEVLTMSARMAAVRDSSFWIERYNNHVDLLDNAINQTIELIQDISGPLQRIDDANQKLIAMEEASFEYSKENQFKKAQAILFSKEYIRLKEQYKDGVDQALAMIDTTNAEHVAAVKKDLLLMQWTIVFSIVMIILASFYIYRMINKSLESTNRLLEAIPFGVTLINSNKIIRHANKAALNMMQRSEIDVVGKICHQFICPAQVGKCPVYDLGQRVDNSEKRLLLNDGSQIPILKSVQPITDINGEKLLMETFVDLTERKRIEHELEIAKDRAEDASRAKSAFLATMSHEIRTPMNAIQGMTDLLLQDTELTHEQREFAETIQSSSVALLALINDILDFSKVEAGRIELENIDFDLEHMANDIVRLLDSKAADKGLKLIVDFSPDCPQYISGDPGRIRQVVTNLVGNAIKFTHKGHVLLRVKNETCDAGGEQLRFEIEDTGIGISKEQQEMLFETFVQADSSTTRQYGGSGLGLAISKRLVELFGGSIGIDSDVGAGSTFYFTIPLCIAEKATTLQYARLDDVHILVVDDYEPNRTVFKGQLEAFGMNVEVVSSGPQALARMRESAKAGKQFDIVLSDQNMPEMDGQTLTQIISSDDVISTSVVVVTSSGHRGDGKVLHDAGAGGYLVKPVDRQTLYNFLTTVLGVKDKPDAPFITRHVLAENFRRVETHDTEQSFSGHVLVVEDTAANVIVIRTLLNKLGLDVTVANNGQEALALYKQETFDLIFMDLRMPTMDGFEATRAIRAYEKTNGKYTPIIALTADVVAKTKQEIEDADMDGVVLKPFKRNDIVTVLTHYFSGKTPPAEPDTAPDAPSERKEMVIDREQVAMMQENLGDDYSEFLETYLDDVEKMLKEMMQADTSDDTKTLMRLAHSIKSSSLNAGAVSLAEMAKAMELAAKEDKLANVAEQIAAMQKAFHRVREALTPTIGA; this is encoded by the coding sequence ATGAGAACCAAAATTTTTCTCTTATCGCTGTTGATATTATCCGGCTTTATTGTGACTATCTTTGCCATGCAAGATATCGGCAAAAGTCAACAGGCCTTTCATGATATTCGGCAATCCTCTATTCTGGCTAAAGAAATCAGGTACTACGATGAAGTTCTGACCATGTCTGCGCGGATGGCTGCCGTACGCGACAGCAGTTTTTGGATTGAGCGGTACAACAACCATGTTGATCTGCTTGACAATGCCATCAACCAGACGATTGAACTAATTCAGGACATTTCGGGGCCCTTGCAGCGCATTGATGATGCCAATCAAAAATTGATAGCAATGGAAGAGGCCTCATTTGAATACAGCAAAGAGAACCAGTTTAAAAAAGCACAAGCCATCCTTTTCAGCAAAGAGTACATCCGCTTAAAAGAGCAGTACAAAGACGGGGTGGACCAGGCTCTGGCAATGATTGATACGACCAATGCCGAACATGTTGCCGCGGTGAAAAAAGATCTTTTACTAATGCAGTGGACCATTGTCTTCTCGATAGTGATGATCATCCTTGCCTCATTCTATATTTACCGAATGATTAACAAATCGCTTGAATCAACCAACCGTCTGCTTGAGGCGATTCCCTTCGGGGTCACCCTGATCAACAGCAATAAAATCATACGCCATGCAAATAAAGCGGCGCTTAACATGATGCAGCGCAGCGAAATCGATGTCGTCGGCAAGATATGCCACCAGTTTATATGTCCGGCTCAAGTCGGCAAATGCCCTGTGTACGACCTGGGCCAGCGCGTTGATAACTCTGAGAAACGTTTACTGCTTAACGATGGTTCCCAGATACCGATTTTAAAAAGTGTACAACCGATTACCGACATCAATGGTGAGAAGTTGTTGATGGAAACTTTTGTGGATCTTACCGAGCGTAAAAGAATTGAACATGAGCTTGAAATTGCCAAAGACAGGGCCGAAGATGCCTCCCGTGCAAAAAGTGCTTTTTTGGCCACCATGAGCCATGAAATCCGTACGCCCATGAATGCTATTCAAGGTATGACCGACCTGTTGTTGCAAGATACGGAACTGACCCATGAGCAGCGTGAGTTTGCAGAGACGATTCAATCATCCAGCGTTGCGCTGCTGGCACTGATTAACGACATTCTCGATTTCTCTAAAGTCGAAGCCGGCCGTATTGAACTTGAAAACATTGACTTTGACCTGGAGCATATGGCCAATGATATTGTCAGGCTCTTGGACAGTAAAGCCGCTGATAAAGGGCTCAAGCTGATCGTTGATTTTTCACCCGACTGCCCGCAATACATTAGCGGAGATCCGGGACGCATTCGCCAGGTGGTAACCAACCTTGTCGGTAATGCAATCAAGTTTACCCATAAAGGGCATGTGTTGCTGCGGGTGAAAAACGAGACTTGCGATGCCGGCGGGGAACAGCTGCGTTTTGAAATTGAAGACACCGGTATAGGCATATCAAAAGAACAGCAGGAGATGTTGTTTGAAACCTTTGTGCAGGCCGACAGCAGTACCACCCGCCAATACGGTGGTTCCGGCCTGGGCCTGGCCATAAGTAAGCGCCTGGTTGAACTGTTTGGCGGCAGCATTGGTATTGACAGTGACGTTGGCGCAGGTTCCACATTTTACTTTACCATCCCATTATGCATTGCAGAAAAAGCGACAACGCTGCAGTATGCCAGGCTTGATGATGTGCATATTCTGGTTGTGGATGATTATGAACCTAACCGCACGGTGTTTAAAGGCCAGCTCGAAGCCTTCGGAATGAACGTTGAAGTGGTTTCCAGCGGGCCGCAAGCGCTGGCGCGCATGCGTGAATCTGCCAAAGCGGGTAAACAGTTTGATATCGTACTGAGCGACCAGAACATGCCGGAAATGGATGGCCAGACCTTAACCCAGATCATCAGCAGTGACGATGTGATCTCAACGTCGGTGGTGGTGGTCACCTCTTCGGGACATCGCGGCGATGGAAAAGTCCTGCATGATGCCGGGGCCGGCGGTTACCTTGTCAAGCCGGTTGACCGGCAAACGCTTTACAATTTTTTGACAACAGTCTTAGGCGTTAAAGATAAACCGGACGCACCATTTATTACCCGCCATGTTTTGGCGGAAAACTTTCGTCGTGTTGAAACACATGATACCGAGCAGTCTTTTTCCGGGCACGTTCTTGTGGTTGAAGACACGGCAGCCAATGTGATTGTCATAAGAACACTGCTGAATAAACTCGGCCTGGATGTGACCGTTGCCAATAATGGGCAGGAGGCTCTTGCGCTATACAAACAGGAAACCTTTGATCTAATTTTTATGGATTTGCGTATGCCGACCATGGACGGCTTTGAGGCCACACGCGCCATTCGGGCGTATGAAAAAACCAATGGAAAATACACCCCGATTATTGCCCTTACTGCTGATGTCGTGGCTAAGACAAAGCAGGAAATCGAAGATGCGGATATGGATGGGGTTGTATTAAAACCGTTTAAACGCAACGACATTGTTACCGTATTGACACACTATTTTTCCGGGAAGACACCGCCTGCAGAACCGGACACCGCGCCTGATGCACCGTCAGAAAGGAAAGAAATGGTGATTGACCGGGAACAGGTCGCCATGATGCAGGAGAATTTGGGTGACGATTATAGTGAATTTTTAGAGACCTATCTTGATGACGTTGAGAAAATGCTCAAAGAGATGATGCAGGCCGATACTTCTGACGATACCAAAACCCTTATGCGACTGGCACACAGCATCAAATCATCCAGCCTCAATGCCGGTGCCGTAAGCCTTGCTGAAATGGCCAAAGCAATGGAGCTTGCCGCCAAAGAGGATAAGCTTGCCAATGTGGCAGAGCAGATTGCCGCCATGCAGAAAGCGTTTCATCGTGTTCGTGAAGCGTTAACCCCAACCATAGGAGCCTGA
- a CDS encoding DUF1722 domain-containing protein, with protein MRIWDLHPGYLNRQSLLGEHRELHGMVSILSNHKKGYARHPETLRWMNLGWALNKRHQLLTAEMTLRGYNDKSPVRTRKNNGLWPDSYIDEPYVQIQLLRQKYQDREPGRIPLPQNAQQMWRQHKYAVMARSVPLYKKIGADVARIGPRDDFSGLARLLVETLRTQPSQGGLKNALQHMWGYVSDIYDGSRKTVSGWSLGVLLDRIQDLAIRHRQPYLMESVALSELAVWIQDNRL; from the coding sequence ATGAGAATCTGGGATCTTCATCCAGGATACCTGAACCGCCAGAGTCTCTTAGGCGAACACCGGGAGCTTCACGGCATGGTCTCCATTCTCAGCAACCATAAAAAAGGCTACGCCCGGCATCCGGAAACCTTGCGCTGGATGAATTTGGGTTGGGCGCTGAACAAACGCCACCAGTTGTTGACCGCAGAGATGACGTTGCGCGGATATAATGACAAATCGCCTGTGCGCACCCGAAAAAATAATGGGCTGTGGCCTGACTCATACATTGATGAACCCTATGTTCAAATCCAGTTGCTGAGACAAAAATACCAGGACAGGGAACCGGGACGTATTCCTTTACCCCAAAATGCCCAGCAGATGTGGCGTCAGCACAAATATGCCGTCATGGCCCGGAGTGTGCCCCTGTACAAGAAAATAGGGGCGGATGTGGCTCGCATAGGTCCCCGGGATGATTTCAGCGGCCTGGCCCGACTGCTGGTGGAAACGTTGCGAACCCAGCCATCCCAGGGCGGATTAAAAAACGCGCTTCAGCATATGTGGGGATATGTGTCGGACATATATGATGGATCCCGGAAGACAGTGAGTGGCTGGTCCCTTGGGGTGTTGCTGGACCGGATTCAGGATCTGGCCATCAGACACCGGCAACCGTATTTGATGGAATCCGTCGCGTTAAGCGAACTTGCCGTGTGGATACAGGACAATCGCCTGTAA
- the nfo gene encoding deoxyribonuclease IV has product MKYLGAHVSAAGGVENAPVNAKKIGASCFALFTKNQRQWQAKPLSDQNINQFKSNCRTLGFGPGQILAHDSYLINLGHPEQAALEKSRLAFIDEMQRCHQLGIAMLNFHPGSTLKKVSMDDCLTTIAQSINLALQDVPDVVAVIENTAGQGSNVGFAFEQIKAIIDRVDDQSRIGVCIDTCHAFAAGYDLVSREGYEKTWDLFDTIIGFDRLKGMHLNDAKKQINSRVDRHESIGKGQLGLAAFRQIMADNRLEHIPMILETPDNDIWAEEISLLKSMNNP; this is encoded by the coding sequence TTGAAATATCTGGGTGCCCATGTAAGTGCTGCAGGCGGCGTTGAAAACGCGCCGGTCAATGCCAAAAAGATCGGCGCATCCTGTTTTGCACTGTTTACAAAGAATCAGCGGCAGTGGCAGGCTAAACCCTTATCAGACCAAAACATTAATCAGTTTAAATCAAACTGCAGAACTTTGGGATTCGGACCGGGTCAGATTCTTGCCCACGACTCCTATCTGATCAACCTGGGACATCCTGAACAAGCCGCCTTGGAGAAATCCAGACTTGCGTTCATAGATGAAATGCAGCGATGTCATCAGCTTGGCATTGCCATGCTCAATTTCCACCCAGGCTCCACGTTAAAGAAAGTCAGCATGGATGACTGCCTGACAACCATTGCCCAATCCATTAACCTTGCCCTTCAAGACGTGCCGGACGTCGTTGCCGTCATTGAAAACACCGCAGGTCAGGGTAGCAATGTGGGATTTGCCTTTGAACAGATAAAAGCCATCATTGACCGGGTGGACGATCAATCCCGCATTGGGGTGTGCATTGACACCTGTCATGCCTTTGCTGCCGGTTATGATTTGGTTTCCCGGGAGGGTTATGAAAAAACCTGGGACCTGTTTGACACAATTATCGGCTTTGACAGATTAAAAGGCATGCACTTAAACGATGCCAAAAAGCAGATTAATTCCAGGGTGGACCGGCATGAAAGTATCGGCAAGGGACAACTTGGCCTTGCCGCTTTCCGGCAAATCATGGCGGACAATCGCCTGGAACATATTCCCATGATTCTGGAAACACCTGATAATGACATATGGGCCGAGGAAATTTCGTTGCTGAAATCGATGAACAATCCTTAA
- a CDS encoding MATE family efflux transporter: MHVTDPSEVIVPKTFLRLLLSLALPISLQIFLTSSMAVIDMLMIGRLHDAAVAAVGIANQFVFIFFVIQFGVHSGVAIFTAQYWGKKDLSRIHQLSGLGILVGFVIGFVFAGAALCCPGAVIALFSSDADVVRLGAEYLGIVGVTFIPFCVTFSFMTNMRSMGFAGVPLLSSFVAVIINIVLNYCLIFGNFGFPAMGVKGAAIGTCTAKLLETGLLTAIIYLKPYPLAAPIKKMFSFDFAFVKRVTTTCWPVFLNEFFWVTGVSIYKLVYARMGTEAIAAVNIVATLEEFLFVPFFGIFHAGSILIGNSIGAKRYERAFAYGKFMLLTQLPMALGAGLVLILCRHFILGFYNISTAAYDNAYYLMLTTGLIFWTKTTNFTTIVSVFRGGGDTKFGFLIDLSGVWCIGVPMAFFGAFIFHWPVYGVMALIALEEMFKLMVGLPRFFSKKWIRNLVADPQISPENNP, encoded by the coding sequence ATGCACGTCACAGACCCGTCTGAGGTAATTGTTCCCAAGACTTTTTTGCGCCTGCTTCTCAGCCTGGCGCTCCCCATTTCCCTGCAAATTTTTTTGACCAGCTCCATGGCCGTCATAGACATGCTCATGATCGGTCGGCTTCATGATGCGGCCGTGGCCGCCGTGGGCATTGCCAATCAGTTTGTATTTATCTTTTTTGTCATCCAGTTCGGTGTGCACTCCGGCGTTGCCATATTCACGGCCCAGTATTGGGGCAAAAAGGATCTTTCACGGATTCACCAGTTGTCGGGCCTTGGGATTCTGGTCGGATTTGTCATCGGTTTCGTGTTTGCCGGTGCTGCGCTGTGTTGTCCGGGAGCTGTAATTGCACTATTTTCTAGTGATGCCGACGTTGTCCGCCTTGGGGCAGAATACCTTGGTATTGTGGGTGTTACCTTTATTCCTTTTTGCGTCACCTTTTCTTTTATGACCAATATGCGCAGTATGGGATTTGCCGGTGTCCCTTTGCTCTCTTCCTTCGTGGCCGTGATTATCAATATTGTACTCAATTATTGCCTGATTTTCGGCAACTTCGGCTTTCCCGCAATGGGCGTTAAAGGTGCGGCCATCGGCACCTGCACGGCAAAATTGCTTGAAACCGGCCTGTTGACGGCGATCATCTACCTGAAACCTTACCCGCTTGCTGCGCCAATAAAAAAAATGTTTTCCTTTGATTTTGCCTTTGTCAAGCGGGTTACTACTACGTGCTGGCCTGTGTTCCTCAATGAATTTTTCTGGGTCACGGGCGTGAGCATATACAAACTGGTTTACGCCCGCATGGGCACTGAAGCGATTGCTGCGGTCAATATCGTGGCTACCCTTGAAGAATTTTTATTTGTTCCCTTTTTTGGTATTTTTCATGCAGGTTCTATTCTTATCGGTAACAGCATTGGGGCAAAAAGATACGAACGGGCATTCGCCTACGGCAAATTCATGCTTTTGACCCAACTGCCCATGGCCCTTGGTGCGGGGCTTGTACTCATTTTGTGCCGGCATTTTATCCTGGGATTTTACAATATTTCAACGGCCGCCTATGATAACGCTTATTACCTGATGCTGACAACCGGTCTTATCTTCTGGACAAAGACCACCAATTTCACAACGATAGTTTCGGTGTTCCGGGGTGGGGGCGATACAAAATTCGGATTTCTTATAGATTTGAGTGGGGTGTGGTGTATTGGCGTGCCCATGGCTTTTTTCGGCGCGTTTATTTTTCACTGGCCCGTATATGGTGTCATGGCCTTGATTGCCCTGGAGGAAATGTTTAAGCTTATGGTAGGACTGCCCCGTTTTTTTTCAAAGAAATGGATACGGAATCTTGTGGCAGATCCGCAAATATCACCTGAAAACAACCCTTGA
- a CDS encoding iron-containing alcohol dehydrogenase: protein MKTFKHLTNPVLYSGPREINRLSGLLDFSTPVFFITGRHFADTTAWQTLESQLRVAGCKFQRQTVHGEPGPDIVDDLTEQADTFNTGCVVGIGGGSVLDAGKAVASMLCQEGSVQDYLEGVGTKEPEGKTVPFIAVPTTAGTGSEATKNAVLSRPGPDGFKKSFRHDAFIPSTAIIDPELAMGCPPETTLACALDAFSQLLESCVSTNATPLTQALSRQGLRLFARGSRLFSDNLYQSRVELSLRWDLAMAAYLSGVTLANAGLGTVHGIAGPLGAFTCVPHGVACGSLLPRVFTILTEDMRVEALDEVGAWLSRGIDAVPQPDDFQVALDYMNAWADQLPKLSEYGLTEQDFDSVVNASANKNFPIQLSAQQMRDVLSACM, encoded by the coding sequence ATGAAAACATTTAAGCATCTCACCAATCCCGTTCTCTATTCTGGTCCCCGTGAGATCAACAGACTTTCCGGGCTGCTTGATTTCTCCACACCGGTCTTTTTTATCACAGGGCGTCATTTTGCAGATACTACTGCCTGGCAAACACTTGAATCTCAATTGAGGGTGGCCGGATGCAAGTTTCAGAGGCAGACCGTTCATGGGGAGCCCGGTCCGGATATCGTTGATGATCTGACCGAACAGGCGGACACGTTTAACACAGGTTGCGTGGTGGGAATCGGCGGCGGATCTGTTCTGGATGCAGGCAAGGCGGTTGCGTCCATGCTTTGCCAGGAAGGTTCCGTCCAGGATTATCTGGAGGGTGTGGGTACGAAAGAACCTGAAGGGAAAACCGTCCCGTTCATTGCTGTGCCTACAACAGCCGGCACCGGCAGCGAAGCCACTAAAAATGCCGTGCTCAGCCGCCCCGGTCCGGACGGCTTTAAAAAATCTTTCCGTCACGATGCCTTTATTCCCTCAACAGCTATTATTGATCCGGAACTGGCAATGGGATGTCCGCCTGAAACAACCCTTGCCTGTGCCCTGGATGCGTTCAGCCAGCTTTTGGAATCTTGTGTTTCCACAAACGCTACACCGCTCACCCAGGCATTGAGCCGACAGGGCCTTCGCCTGTTTGCCCGGGGATCGCGGCTCTTTTCGGATAATCTGTACCAAAGTCGCGTGGAATTGTCTTTGCGATGGGATCTGGCCATGGCCGCATATTTGTCCGGGGTTACCCTTGCCAATGCAGGTCTTGGCACAGTGCACGGCATTGCGGGGCCCCTTGGCGCATTTACCTGTGTACCCCATGGTGTGGCATGCGGCAGCCTTCTGCCCCGGGTTTTCACGATACTGACCGAAGATATGCGGGTGGAGGCCCTGGATGAAGTGGGGGCCTGGCTTTCCAGGGGAATTGACGCAGTTCCCCAGCCCGATGATTTTCAGGTTGCCTTGGACTACATGAATGCCTGGGCTGACCAATTACCCAAGCTAAGTGAGTACGGGCTGACGGAACAAGATTTTGATAGCGTGGTTAATGCATCGGCCAATAAAAATTTCCCCATTCAATTATCAGCACAACAGATGCGGGATGTTCTATCGGCATGTATGTAG
- a CDS encoding DUF6198 family protein, producing MKQNILNQSAMFIVGLFIMAAGVVLSVKADLGVSPISCVPYIYSLTFPLTLGQTTIILNVLLIFLQMLLLGKRYKIFQLVQFPVVFLFGFFIDLIMKYSDWVTPVNYFEQAVLCLLSCVILGIGVFFEVKAALTYLPGEGLAMALTQTFGVEFGKTKIGTDSSLVVIGVVSSLFFLGALEGIREGTVVAAVLVGYIVRFLHTRFFLLAQWLKGRNKK from the coding sequence ATGAAACAAAACATATTAAATCAGAGTGCAATGTTTATCGTCGGCTTATTCATCATGGCCGCTGGTGTTGTTTTATCGGTCAAAGCAGATCTTGGCGTCTCGCCTATTTCCTGTGTACCCTATATTTACAGCTTAACCTTTCCCCTGACCCTGGGTCAGACCACTATTATTCTCAATGTGCTGCTCATTTTTCTTCAGATGCTGTTGCTTGGCAAACGATACAAAATTTTCCAACTGGTTCAATTCCCTGTGGTTTTTCTCTTTGGTTTTTTCATTGATCTGATCATGAAATATTCCGACTGGGTGACGCCTGTCAACTATTTTGAACAGGCAGTTCTATGCCTGTTAAGCTGTGTGATCCTTGGTATTGGCGTATTTTTTGAAGTTAAGGCCGCACTCACCTATCTGCCCGGTGAGGGGCTGGCCATGGCCCTGACCCAAACCTTTGGCGTGGAATTTGGAAAAACCAAAATCGGTACGGATTCCTCTCTGGTCGTCATTGGCGTTGTCAGCTCTCTGTTTTTTCTGGGTGCGCTGGAAGGTATCAGGGAAGGCACTGTAGTGGCGGCTGTGCTGGTCGGTTATATTGTCAGATTTCTGCACACCAGATTTTTTCTGTTGGCGCAATGGCTCAAAGGCCGAAATAAAAAATAG